The Apis cerana isolate GH-2021 linkage group LG2, AcerK_1.0, whole genome shotgun sequence genomic sequence taatattttttttttaagcattaattttttttttaaacattaataagaatttatatattttaatgttacgTTCAACCATCAATGATGtttcatcatattattttacattgtattttacattgtagtataaaaaacaataatgcatcgaatattatataaaaatatattgaattttatatctatattatatttagtttagGACTGTCCTATATTATTGATAAGCCCAATcttaatacttataatattattttattctcttaattttaatattagttttttttattttagataataaaatttacagcaataattattataatgattcatAACAAAAAGcctatttgaatttattatgatagCAAAATAACATTCAAGAAAGGTCCCACCGAGATTTGAACTCGGATCGCTGGATTCAGAGTCCAGAGTGCTAACCATTACACCATGGGACCTTTTATGCATACgtttcattcatatattatataaaattaaaaattatatttaaaaaaatacatatatacaaatatctattattttatatattttataattaaaatataatttataataatttaaatctgagttaaaatcaatatgaaaaaatatatttacataattgtggataaaaaaatataagacacATTAGCTTTTTATATTGTTGTAATAAGTATATAACAATGAAGTTTTTGACAGTATAACATATAATGCATATATGTAATTTGCAGCAattcttttatacatttatgtatGTGTACATatcatacacatatatatacccATACATCTGTATAATTTATGTGAGtaacttatattttcaaattcaataagaattctctctataaattataatatacaaacaagcaattgatatcatatatagatcatattcaaaattctaaaagCTTATCTAGTACTAACAGGTATTACACAATATCACTATtagaacttttatattttaatacctgTCTAAGGACAATGATTATATGTTTTCCCCtttccaaaataaattttttactcatgattttaattttataagtaataaatttatacattctaAATGTTTCAaagcaatatttaaatgaataatgtataaattaataatatctcacATTAAAGCATTGTCCATACTATTtgagcaataaaaatttacattttattttatatatgtgacACTAGTACATAAAATAGTGtgcaaaaattatcttatttctgtttttatctTGCCTTATTTATCTCATATGTAAGTGTATAAGCAAATTTGgcaaatagttttaataattttaatttttttctagtaatagaataatatatagccAATATAAAGTAATGTTTTTAAAGGGTgtagattatatattgtacaaataCAACCCCAAATAGAAATGTTTGTTCTAAAGCCAAGTTACATAAAGGTGCAAATTTAATggcttaataaaaaaatagtaaacgTTCCTGAGCACTTCCAGGCAATAATCTCCAACCACGTTTAATGTTCAAATATTGAACAATAGCTCGTGCACAAATCAAAACtcctaaaaatgaaatgaattttatattaatacaaatatatagaaataatatcaataatgaaatactAACCAAATCCCATTATCAACCACCATAGCCATGAATTTTCACGTGATGCAAGATCAGTGGAATGTTTAACAATTAGTGTCCATTTTGTTAAAGATAGACCAAAACCAGATAGTGCTCCATATCGAGATGCAATTGTATGACAGAAACACATCAAAAGTAAAAATCCAAtccaattaaacaaaaatgcaactgtaataaagaatttatgtaaaatatatatttttttattttttagtataagATAtagcaaattaattaaatattataataattttattaatatttatatctaaaatttaccCAAAAATGCTGTAAAGAACATAAAATCAGTGCCAAGTAAACCACTTTCTGGATCTCCTTCTGCAGCTTCAGTATCTATAGCCAGAATTGTTAAAGGCCTTGGTGATGTTCTAATATTTTCaggctataaaatattaattaatgatataatgtacatttaatttttaataatattattattagtaataatataattttaaaattatttaccatGTGCATTTGAGGGTAAGGTTCCCCTTGTAATGTTTTTTCTCGTTGTACTTCTTCATAACTAGGTAATTTTGTGGCTACTTCATACGGTGGTGGAGCAGAAAAATCTGCCTTTGGAGGTGGAATTTCTTCTCCTTCAGCCTATACTTATAATttccttaataataatttttaaacatataataacaaatttatatatcataccattcgattttcaattgaaGTTTGTGCTGCAGCAATATTTcctgaattaattatatcattttgcaTGATTGGTAAAGTTACAGTTAATGTAGGTATTTCATTTTGAGATGATGATTCTCCATTTGAATTACTATTTGTTTGTAAAggctaaaattaaattataatcactcatctttaatatttcataataagacTTACACAAACTTAAATAGatcatatgttttttaatatcactaaaaatatttttttttttaatcttcaatattaagaaaatttaaataatataacaaagaaaaggtagtttttattggatttaattttttatatgaaattactttcaaaaaaCAAACGACAATTGCACAAGACAATGTTTTTATCAACATTTGCATACCAGTATTCATACACaagtgatattataatatatagaaatattattttaataaatataaaatatatttattaaataaaaaacatattggCAATTTGAgacaaattgtaaattgttcattagcgtatttaaaatattgcacatgaaaaatatattatgttcatcatttataaaacataccatattataatgaatattactaTCCATTTCTggtgaaatttatatgaatcgcgagtgaattattttgattatttagaagaaataaaaatactgtTTTTGTAGGTAACGCTTCTTTCTTAGCCAGCAAAAGTTCTTACAATCGATGGCTGACAGCTGGCAAAGCTGTATCGCCGTGAACATAGATTTTCTTACATTTTCACGTCTATCATTATCTTTAtcgaacaattaattttttttatttattagaaaatatttcttttcttataataaaatttatattattatttttaaatataatttatatatttatttcatattgtacataaaaattgtatataaaaatgttataattgtgAAATCAATTCTGATTGGCTATTCATGAaacgatattgaaaattagattGTAGGACGGGAATCTAacaaatcagaattttttatatcaccg encodes the following:
- the LOC108002937 gene encoding NEDD4 family-interacting protein 1-like, coding for MDSNIHYNMPLQTNSNSNGESSSQNEIPTLTVTLPIMQNDIINSGNIAAAQTSIENRMAEGEEIPPPKADFSAPPPYEVATKLPSYEEVQREKTLQGEPYPQMHMPENIRTSPRPLTILAIDTEAAEGDPESGLLGTDFMFFTAFLVAFLFNWIGFLLLMCFCHTIASRYGALSGFGLSLTKWTLIVKHSTDLASRENSWLWWLIMGFGVLICARAIVQYLNIKRGWRLLPGSAQERLLFFY